The following proteins come from a genomic window of Micromonospora zamorensis:
- a CDS encoding 5-methylcytosine restriction system specificity protein McrC: MIQLRDYQPDLVELTHDEASELTALAKGSGGTAGRPRVIERVTVGETQGWYRIQPGPYVGRFALRSGRVIDITSRFPFENVAQLLGLAERTTLLEEAGVDAVGGHGLVDLIGLAFVREAERLVGAGLAKGYASRTFVRPPYAGAPDVAAHLGAGAGLPTRLVTRANRLTMDIPINRLVAAAHTKLSRMTYQNPQLSARLRSLAPIFAQISGWTEGRPRLPATTVPSQYRNVSELSYLVLDDRTALPVDGAVAGVSVLFNMTRIWELYVGNWLTRQLPAGQAVAPRYPIPLTDSGAEIMGVADFVLLEGNRPVSVYDAKYRKWKDRPSTDELYQLVTYAHRLRLRHAGLVYPGSRSATTRVTVGDITLESIAIPVTSRET, translated from the coding sequence GTGATCCAGCTCCGTGACTATCAACCCGACCTCGTCGAGCTGACGCACGACGAGGCATCCGAGCTGACCGCACTCGCCAAGGGTTCGGGGGGCACTGCTGGCAGGCCACGGGTCATCGAGCGGGTGACCGTCGGCGAAACCCAGGGCTGGTATCGAATCCAACCGGGACCGTACGTCGGTCGTTTCGCTCTCCGGTCGGGCCGCGTCATCGATATCACCAGCCGGTTCCCCTTCGAGAATGTGGCACAGCTACTCGGGCTCGCCGAGAGGACCACCCTGCTGGAGGAGGCTGGCGTGGATGCGGTCGGCGGGCACGGCCTGGTCGATCTCATCGGACTGGCGTTCGTCCGGGAGGCTGAGCGTCTCGTCGGGGCAGGACTCGCGAAGGGCTACGCCTCGCGCACCTTCGTCCGACCGCCCTATGCGGGAGCCCCTGACGTCGCCGCACACCTGGGTGCCGGAGCGGGTCTGCCCACCCGACTGGTGACAAGGGCCAACCGACTGACAATGGACATCCCGATCAACCGTCTCGTCGCCGCAGCGCACACCAAGCTGAGCCGGATGACCTACCAGAACCCGCAGCTATCTGCCCGCCTGCGCTCCCTGGCTCCCATCTTCGCTCAGATCAGTGGTTGGACCGAGGGCAGGCCACGTCTACCGGCCACGACCGTCCCGTCCCAGTATCGGAACGTCTCCGAGCTGAGCTATCTCGTCCTCGACGACAGGACTGCCCTACCCGTCGATGGCGCGGTCGCAGGCGTCAGCGTCCTGTTCAACATGACGAGGATTTGGGAGTTGTACGTGGGCAATTGGCTTACCCGGCAGTTGCCGGCGGGGCAGGCAGTGGCTCCTCGGTATCCGATCCCACTGACCGACAGTGGAGCCGAGATAATGGGTGTCGCCGACTTCGTCCTATTAGAGGGAAATAGGCCGGTTAGTGTTTATGACGCGAAGTACCGAAAGTGGAAAGACCGGCCCAGCACCGACGAACTCTACCAACTCGTGACGTACGCGCACCGGTTGCGGCTCCGGCATGCCGGTCTCGTGTATCCAGGATCCAGGTCGGCGACCACCAGGGTCACCGTCGGCGATATCACGCTCGAATCGATCGCCATTCCGGTCACCTCCAGGGAGACATGA